In the bacterium genome, TTGGGGGAAACAACAAATAAATATCAAATATCAAATATTAAATATCAAAATGCAAAATTACAAATCAAATTTCAAAAAGGACTTCAAGTATTTTAACGCTGAAAGGAAAGAGATAATTTTACTGAACTTTGGCAAATTTGCAAATTCTCTGAAAAACTTAAAACTAAAAACCGTTGATAGTTGATAGTTGAAGGACTATAAACTATAAACTATACACTATCAACTATAAACTATACACTACTCTAAGAGTTCCATTTCAAAGGAGACGAAGATGTTATATTCGCCAGTTTTAATTTTAAATTCAGGAATGACGCCCATAGACATCTGTCGGGTAAAGGATGCAATTGTGCTTCAGATATTGGAGAAGGCAAATGCGATTAGAGTCGAAGAAGATAAGAAAATCAGGTCACAATATCTGTCATTCCCACTACCCCGGGTGATAACTCTAATTAATTACTATAAAATTCCGCGTAAAAAGGTAGTTTATTCGAGGTTAAATATTATTTATCGGGATGATATGAAATGTATGTATTGTGGAAAAAGGTATGCAATAGATTTTCTAACAGTTGACCATCTTATTCCGCGTTCAAGATGGGATAGTGTTCCTCCACAGAAGCGGCCGCCGGCAATTAACTGTTGGGAGAATCAGGTTTGTGCCTGCCGCAGCTGTAATGCTATCAAAGGCAATAAACTCTTACACGAATGTGGCTTAACACTAAGAAAACAACCTTATGAGCCCAAATATGTCCCTCATTTAATCATCTCAAGACCAAAGGCAGAAAAATATGGTTGGTTAGAATTTTTAACGCACAATGTGAAGATAGTAGATTTTATCGTGTAAGCATTCAGTTGCAGTCCGCTTTAACTGGATGTAAAATGTATGTGACTGTTGATACCTAATGGCTGGACGATTACCGATTATCGGACATAATTCCTCAAAGTCCCAATACCCTTAATCTTAATTTCAATTATATCCCCGGGATTCATTGGACCAATACCCGCAGGCGTGCCAGTCGTAATTACATCCCCGGGTAATAAAGTCATCACTTTTGAAATAAAACTCACCAATTCTTCTACTTTAAAAATAAGATTTTGGGTA is a window encoding:
- a CDS encoding HNH endonuclease — translated: MLYSPVLILNSGMTPIDICRVKDAIVLQILEKANAIRVEEDKKIRSQYLSFPLPRVITLINYYKIPRKKVVYSRLNIIYRDDMKCMYCGKRYAIDFLTVDHLIPRSRWDSVPPQKRPPAINCWENQVCACRSCNAIKGNKLLHECGLTLRKQPYEPKYVPHLIISRPKAEKYGWLEFLTHNVKIVDFIV